In one window of Tumebacillus algifaecis DNA:
- a CDS encoding non-ribosomal peptide synthetase yields MAEQIKNLSPDEKRKLLARLLQEKGARDAHHPASFAQQRLWFLEQLAPGEATYNFPFVIHFHGSLHQQALMQGLRELAQRQEALRTTFRNKDGELMQFIAPVKDNVPLQVRNLYQAPLNEKNAIVREILHEESVRGFDLENGPLMRLLLLQVEEEKTLLSVTMHHIITDGWSLQVFADELVTLYQAAVAGVTSALPSLEMTYSDYAKWQRKWMQGDVLKEEVEHWRNKLEGAPTILELPTDFQRPAVQKSSGATFSFALPGDVVEVLQKIGREHNTTLFTVLLSAFQVFLHRYSKQNDLLIGTPIAGRNRIEIERTIGFFVNSLIVRSKLYQEDSFLDFLDRMKEEVLDAFTHQDLPFERLVEELQPKRDRSLHPLFQVMFAYKEASRMVWNLEDVTIQAELGEVEVSKFDLTLNISHSTEALQAEFEYSSDLFKPRTIARMAEHFKKLLQGIAANPKRRLGEVPLITEQEMDIILHEWNGRQLDVDLSKCLHQVFQEQAERTPHAVAIVYQDRHMTYKELNQRANKLAHFLQKRGVGPEVTVGIAINRKPELIIGLLGILKAGGCYVPLDPAYPRNRLLSMVEMSQPIILLTEKSTHFIFEGIRVPCIAFDELEHLAAQEQTSPPSTDVRPDHLSYMIFTSGTTGQPKGVMVQHDSLMNAAFVWKHEYQLKEDDRFLQLASASFDVFTGDLARMIISGGTLVICPDEWKIDMPMLSKLMINERITFVDSTPALIVPLVNFLGNHGLSLEHLRFLVTGADSLSIEDYKKMRSSLGNWTRILNSYGVTEATIDSSYLEPDQIYLETTGFGYVSIGNALPNMSFYVLDENMQMQPIGLTGELYIGGLGVARGYLHREDLTAMRFVEDPYMPGRKMYRTGDLVKWSDQGNVEFLGRTDHQVKVRGFRIELGEIESILTRHPKVREAVVVAKEIGVEKRLVAYVGANEETSVTEQEMRAHVMGVLPDYMVPSIFIWMKELPKTPNGKLDRKTLQELEVEDSRWSSRMIAVPRDHFEIELVRIWETILQVFPIGIRDDFFDLGGHSLLLIRLLDQIQKDLQVEVPLSVMYECSTIEALALYIKRVTNFEFKPNEISLVTLQAGGTSHPILLVHPIGGYLFSYASLVRALGPDQPIYGLQVSKQDIEQSMEEIAKDYIDEVLQAGIPSPYLLFGHSFGGNLAFEIACQLELAGHEVGLVGLLDTNLEQYDPDMDDFDHLVEYCSRFNMSNEQLYELRRLNEEDRLHYILDIGKKVNYFTPDREVNRLRQILQIFIKNNKALKSYQPSIYPKKLVFFKAMDQDNDATVGWERYTNHPMKVLQVPGNHYEMIKPPNVQVLADRIREAVDEFTYD; encoded by the coding sequence ATGGCGGAACAAATTAAGAATTTGTCACCTGATGAGAAACGTAAATTGTTGGCTCGTCTTTTGCAGGAGAAAGGTGCCCGGGATGCACATCACCCGGCATCCTTCGCTCAGCAGAGGTTGTGGTTCCTAGAGCAATTGGCACCGGGAGAAGCGACTTATAATTTTCCGTTTGTCATTCACTTTCATGGGAGTCTGCACCAGCAAGCTTTGATGCAAGGCTTGAGGGAACTTGCTCAGCGACAAGAAGCGTTGCGTACAACGTTTCGAAATAAAGACGGAGAACTTATGCAATTCATCGCCCCGGTAAAAGACAATGTGCCATTGCAGGTTCGTAATCTGTATCAGGCGCCATTAAATGAAAAAAACGCGATTGTTCGGGAAATCTTGCATGAAGAGTCTGTACGTGGATTTGATCTTGAAAACGGTCCTTTGATGAGATTGCTTCTCTTGCAAGTGGAGGAAGAAAAAACTCTGCTGTCCGTCACCATGCATCACATCATCACAGACGGATGGTCTTTGCAAGTGTTTGCTGATGAACTGGTAACGCTCTATCAAGCAGCGGTTGCTGGCGTGACTAGTGCCTTGCCGTCTCTTGAGATGACCTATTCCGATTATGCGAAATGGCAACGAAAATGGATGCAGGGGGATGTTTTGAAAGAAGAGGTCGAGCATTGGAGGAACAAGTTGGAGGGGGCTCCGACAATTCTCGAACTCCCAACTGACTTTCAACGCCCTGCCGTACAAAAATCGAGCGGTGCTACTTTCTCATTCGCCCTCCCCGGAGATGTTGTCGAGGTGTTACAAAAAATCGGCCGGGAACACAACACGACACTTTTTACTGTCTTGCTATCGGCGTTCCAAGTTTTTCTGCATCGTTATAGTAAACAAAACGACCTATTGATCGGAACGCCGATTGCCGGGCGGAACCGTATTGAAATTGAGAGGACAATCGGTTTTTTCGTCAACTCTTTAATTGTGCGTTCGAAATTGTACCAAGAAGATTCATTCCTTGATTTCCTTGATCGCATGAAGGAAGAAGTCTTAGATGCTTTTACGCATCAGGATTTGCCTTTCGAACGACTGGTCGAAGAATTGCAACCGAAACGAGATCGTAGTTTACACCCCTTGTTCCAGGTCATGTTTGCATACAAGGAGGCATCTCGCATGGTATGGAACCTAGAAGATGTCACCATCCAAGCGGAACTTGGGGAAGTGGAAGTTTCAAAATTCGATTTGACATTAAATATTTCGCACTCAACGGAAGCTTTGCAGGCAGAGTTCGAGTATAGTAGCGATTTATTCAAACCAAGAACAATCGCGCGGATGGCAGAACATTTCAAGAAGTTGCTCCAAGGTATTGCTGCAAATCCGAAACGTCGTCTTGGAGAGGTGCCTCTGATTACGGAACAGGAAATGGACATCATTCTTCATGAATGGAACGGTAGGCAACTTGATGTTGACCTTAGCAAATGCCTGCATCAAGTGTTTCAAGAACAAGCTGAACGTACGCCTCATGCTGTTGCTATCGTTTATCAAGATCGGCACATGACTTATAAGGAATTGAATCAACGTGCTAACAAGTTGGCTCATTTCCTGCAAAAAAGAGGTGTTGGTCCGGAGGTGACCGTAGGGATTGCGATCAATCGAAAGCCTGAACTTATTATCGGGCTACTAGGGATCTTGAAAGCGGGTGGATGCTATGTTCCACTTGACCCTGCCTACCCGAGAAACCGGTTGCTTAGCATGGTGGAGATGAGTCAACCGATCATTTTGTTGACGGAAAAATCAACACATTTCATTTTTGAAGGAATAAGGGTTCCTTGCATTGCCTTTGACGAACTTGAACATTTGGCTGCCCAAGAACAGACTTCCCCTCCTTCCACTGATGTTCGCCCTGATCACTTGTCCTATATGATTTTTACATCCGGTACCACTGGGCAACCTAAAGGCGTCATGGTTCAACATGATTCCTTGATGAATGCTGCGTTTGTATGGAAGCACGAATACCAGTTGAAGGAAGACGATCGATTTTTGCAATTAGCAAGCGCCTCTTTTGACGTGTTTACAGGTGACCTTGCGCGAATGATCATCAGTGGAGGTACGCTTGTAATTTGTCCCGACGAATGGAAAATTGACATGCCTATGTTATCTAAACTGATGATCAATGAACGCATTACATTCGTGGATTCCACTCCGGCTTTGATCGTTCCGTTGGTGAACTTTCTGGGCAATCACGGATTATCCTTGGAGCATTTGCGTTTTTTGGTCACGGGAGCAGATTCGTTGTCGATAGAGGATTACAAAAAGATGCGGTCGAGCTTGGGGAATTGGACGCGCATACTTAATAGTTATGGGGTTACCGAAGCAACTATTGACTCAAGTTATCTGGAGCCGGATCAAATTTATTTGGAGACGACGGGTTTCGGCTACGTATCAATTGGTAATGCACTGCCGAACATGAGTTTTTATGTTTTGGATGAGAACATGCAGATGCAGCCGATTGGTCTTACGGGCGAGTTGTACATCGGAGGTCTGGGAGTCGCTCGCGGTTACCTGCATCGTGAGGACTTGACGGCGATGAGGTTTGTTGAGGACCCATACATGCCAGGCAGAAAAATGTATCGTACCGGTGACTTGGTAAAATGGAGTGATCAAGGCAATGTGGAATTTTTAGGAAGAACTGATCACCAAGTTAAAGTTCGCGGCTTTAGGATTGAGTTGGGGGAGATTGAATCCATTCTGACTAGACATCCTAAAGTACGAGAGGCAGTGGTGGTAGCCAAAGAAATCGGAGTTGAAAAGCGTCTGGTTGCTTACGTGGGAGCCAACGAGGAAACGTCGGTAACCGAACAGGAAATGCGCGCGCATGTTATGGGAGTGCTGCCCGACTACATGGTTCCGTCCATATTCATTTGGATGAAGGAGTTACCGAAAACGCCAAACGGAAAATTGGACCGGAAAACCCTACAGGAACTTGAGGTCGAGGATTCGCGTTGGTCGAGCCGCATGATTGCCGTACCACGTGACCACTTTGAGATCGAGTTGGTGAGAATTTGGGAAACGATCCTCCAAGTCTTTCCCATTGGAATCCGAGACGACTTTTTCGATTTAGGCGGTCACTCCTTACTCTTAATCCGCTTGCTTGACCAAATTCAAAAGGACCTTCAGGTGGAAGTGCCGCTCTCTGTGATGTATGAATGCTCAACGATTGAAGCACTCGCCTTGTATATAAAGCGAGTCACGAATTTTGAATTCAAGCCGAATGAAATCTCATTGGTCACTTTGCAAGCAGGCGGCACAAGTCATCCGATTCTGTTGGTTCATCCGATTGGGGGATATTTGTTTAGCTATGCATCCTTAGTGAGAGCGTTGGGGCCAGATCAGCCGATTTATGGTCTTCAAGTATCTAAGCAGGACATTGAGCAAAGCATGGAAGAGATTGCAAAGGATTATATTGATGAAGTATTGCAAGCGGGGATACCTAGTCCGTACTTGCTGTTCGGGCATAGCTTCGGAGGCAACTTGGCATTTGAGATCGCCTGCCAATTGGAATTAGCTGGCCACGAGGTCGGGCTGGTGGGTCTTCTAGATACCAATTTAGAGCAGTATGATCCTGATATGGATGACTTCGATCATCTCGTTGAATATTGCAGTCGCTTCAACATGTCAAATGAACAACTCTATGAACTGAGAAGACTTAACGAGGAAGATCGACTTCATTACATCCTCGACATCGGGAAAAAGGTGAATTATTTTACGCCCGATCGAGAAGTAAATCGCTTGCGACAAATATTGCAAATCTTTATAAAAAACAACAAAGCACTGAAGAGTTATCAGCCTTCAATCTACCCAAAAAAGCTCGTGTTCTTTAAAGCCATGGACCAAGATAATGATGCAACAGTTGGTTGGGAGCGCTACACGAATCATCCAATGAAAGTTCTGCAAGTTCCGGGAAACCATTATGAGATGATCAAGCCACCGAACGTCCAAGTTCTTGCTGACCGCATCAGAGAAGCTGTTGATGAGTTTACTTATGACTAA